tgaaaatacaatagtaaaaggttctatttgtagagaactagtagcttagggtttacagaaatgagtaaatgacagaaaaatccacttccgggtccacttggtgtgtgcttgggctgagcattgaagctttcatgtgtagagacttttcttggagttaaacgccagtttctatgccagtttgggcgtttaactcccattcttgtgccagttccggcgtttaacgccgggcagttttgagctgatttggaacaccagtttgggccatcaaatctcgggcaaagtatagactattatatattgctggaaagcccaggatgtctactttccaatgccgttgagagcgcgccaattgggtatctgtagctccagaaaatccacttcaagtgcagggaggtcaaaatccaacagcatctgcagtccttttcagtctctgaatcagatttttgctcatgtccttcaatttcagccagaaaatacttgaaattatagaaaaacacacaaactcatagtaaagtctagaaaagtgaattttaactaaaaactaataaaaatatactaaaaactaactaaaacatactaaaaacatactaaaaataatgccaaaaagcgtataaattatccgctcatcacccctacactagaagggtcaactttaatcaaaggttggaccaagtccttatggacatatgtgtggaaggagctcaatggaaaagagactccaaaggcaagccagttcaactaagaatactggacctcaagcctatggctagaggatatttggagttcattcaacgctccatcattctcactagcaaccgatctaaagttactgtggatcgggccatcatgattcatagcatcatgattggagaggaagtagaagttcatgaagtcatctctaatgaaatctacaaaatagccaaaaagccctccaccatggcaaggctagcttttcctcaccttatttgccatttatgttactcagctggagtcatcatagaaggagacatccccattgaagaggataagcccatcaccaagaagaggatggagcaagcaagagagaccctccacggatctcaagagatgcatgaggaagctcatcatcaagaaatccctgagatgcctcaaaggatgcactttcctcccaacaactattgggaacaactcaacacttccttagaagatttgagctacaatgtggaacaattaagggtggaacatcatgagcactccatcattctccatgaaataagagaagatcaaagagcaatgagggaggagcaacaaaggcaaggaagggacatagaagagcttaaggacattgttggtccttcaagaagaagacgccactaaggtagattcattccttgttcttatttctttctgcttttcggtttttatgttgtgttcatttatgttttgtgtctctacttcatgatcattagtgtttagtaaccatgccttaaagttatgaataagtccattaatccttcacctttcttaaatgaaaaatgtttctaattcaaaagaacaagaagtacatgaatttcgaatttatccttgaatttagttcaattatattgatgtggtgacaatactttttgttttctgaatgaatacttaaaaagtgcatattttttatcttgtagtttatgaatgttaaaactgttggctcttgaaagaatgatgaacaaagagaaatgttattgatgatctgaaaaatcataaaattgattcttgaaacaagaaaaagcagtgaaaaagtaaaaagcttgcggaaaaaaaagtagcgaaaaaaaatagaaagaaaaagaaaaagcaagcagaaaaagccaatagcccttaaaaccaaaaggcaagggtaaaaaggatccaaggctttgagcatcaatggataggaaggcccaaggaaataaaatccaggcctaaacggctaattcaagctgtccctaaccatgtgcttgtgtcatgcaggtccaagtgaaaaacttgaaactgagtggttaaagtcgtgatccaaagcaaaaagagtgtgcttaagagctctggacacctctaactggggactctagaaaagctgagtcacaatctgaaaaggttcacccagtcatgtgtctgtggcatttatgtatctggtggtaatactgtaaaacaaagtgcttaggcccacggccaagactcataaaagtagttgtgttcaagaatcaacaaacttaactaggagaatcaataacactatctgaaattccaagttcctagagatgccaatcattctaagcttcaaaggaaaaagtgagatgccaaaactgttcagaagcaaaaagctacaagtcccgctcatctaattagaattaatattcattgatattttggaatttatagtatattctcttctttttatcctatttgattttcagttgcttggggacaagcaacaatttaagtttggtgttgtgatgagcggataatttatacgctttttggaattatttttaggtagtttttagtaagttcaagctacttttagggatgttttcattagtttttatgttaaattcacatttctggactttactatgaatttgtgtgtttttctgtgatttcaggtaaattctggctgaaattgagggacttgagcaaaactctgataggaggctgacaaaggactgctgatgctgttggaatctgacctccctgcactcgaaatgaattttttggagctacagaactttaaatggcgcgctctcaacggcgttggaaagtagacatccagagctttccagcaatatataatagtccatactttatacgggaattgacgacgtaaactggtgctcaacgccagttccatgttgctatctagagtcaaacgccagaaatacgtcacgacccggagttgaacgcccaaaacacgttacaacttggcgttcaactccaagagaagcctcagctcgtggatagatcaagctcagcccaaatatacaccaagtgggccccagaagtggatttatgcattaattacttacttctgtataccctagtagctaatttattataaatataactttttactagtgtattgaAGAATCTTTGGACGTTTTgttcttagaccatgggggctggccattcggccatgcctgaacctttcacttatgtattttcaacagtggattttctacacaccatagattaagggtgtggagctctgctgtacctcaagtttcaatacaattactattattttctattcaattctctttattcctattctaagatattcgttgcacttcaacttgatgaatgtgatgatccgtgacactcatcatcattctcacctatgaacgcgtgtgactaacaaccacttccgttctaccttaggccgggcgcatatctcttggattccttaaacagaatcttcgtggtataagctagaattgatggcggcattcataggaatccggaaagtctaaacttgtctgtggtattccgagtaggattccgggattgaatgactgtgacgagcttcaaactcctgaaggctgggcgttagtgacagacgcaaaagaatcaagggattctattccaacctgattgagaaccgacagatgattagccgtgctgtgacagagtatttggaccattttcactgagaggatgggatgtagccattgacaacgatgatgccctacatatagcttgccatggaaaggagtatgaaggattggatgaaagcaataggaaagcagagattcaaaaggagcacagcatctccatacatctatctgaaattcccaccatggaaatacatgagtaactttatctttatttcctgcttattatttattattttcgaaaacccaatAATCAATTACTAtctgcttgactgagatttacaagatgaccatagcttgcttcataccaacaatctctgtgggatcgacccttactcacgtaaggtattacttggatgacccagtacacttgctggttaagttgaacagagttgtgtccacacatagcaaagagccacaataatgattccatacaataacaaagaatactatattgatgtgatcacaattttatCCACCAGTCGGCGGCGACTGGACGCAGCTCCTCTAGCTCGCGTTTCCTTCTTCTCCGTCGGTGGCTATGGCTCGCGCTCTCTTCAGGTCGCGGTTCAGCCTCTGACGCGGTGCAAGGATGATCGGCGACAACGTCCAGATCTCCAGCGACAGCATGAGGATGCACGGCGGTGGCTTCTGCAGGGACTCCTCGCGAGCGCTCTCCCCTCTCTCCTCCATCAATGGTGACAACGACGGCACTGGCGGCGAGGAAGATGATCGGCACGGTGACGGGCTCAGCAGCTGCGTCGCCCTCCTCCCCTCTCGGATCTGTTCCTCGCCCTCTCAGATCTCCCTTCTCCTCTAATAGGAACGGCGGCGACGGTGGCAGAGACACCCACCGCGCCGCCTTTCCTCCTTCTCCCCCTAACCCTTTCATTCTTCGTTCCTTCATCTTTCAGCTGTTGCTGCTGTAGTATTAGGGAGTATGTGTGTTTCAGGAAACCGGGTAACCGGGTAGGGTTCCAGGGTTAGGGTTGTGTGTGTTGAATTTTAGGATTAGGGTAAAATTAGGTACAAGGGTAATTTtgtaatttcacataaaattgggaatgatatagtaattgaaacccaaattaaatccaacactacTTGCATATAGAAAAATACCATTttctcatcaatttttttacaaattactttcaataaaatgcccaagtcaaataattagaaataatatacttaattccttcattttccaaaatagcagtattaatatttaaaatattacttatctaatccaaatcatataaaatccttattatttcataactgccaactttataatttaaatatagaaaataatccaataatcatctcaaattcaataaatcaaaacttgccttaattgtctttaataaaacaatttctgaaattaaggctataaataaatatatgatttgagacttgatcataataagacttttcaaaggttCTGGGTCTTACACAATTAGCCACTTATATGCCAACCTCTTCCATAAATACCTGTACTACAATAATATATCATCGTACATATCGAAAACACAAAAAAGATCATCTAATATAATTCAAGTCAAGTAATGCATCAATGTTGGACATCACTCCATGTTTCCCACGCTTCCGATGTTGTCTGTCACCATTTGTTCCCACTTGCTTCTTTCTTAAAGCACCCCTCCACCTTATATTCAAGATGAATAATATGAAACAAATGTTCCATGCACTTTGTTTTATTTCTCAAGAACCTTAGTTCCAGtttgtttcttcttttcctttaatCCAGTCAACAATAGCTTTATAATCAATGATCATTTTCAACTCTTCTTCTCCTGCGCTAAACTTCTCAAGTAAAAATTATGTTGCTCCTTGCATACGTTTAAGTAACGTCTCACCTCTTGAACATTCAGATACAAGATTTTCCATATAACATTCCACTTGACCAGCATACTTTGTTACATATCCTCCAATTGCATACATATTAGTATTGGACATATATTTGACACATTGCCACCATATCCATTTTCTCTCCACTTTTTTCTCAAATCTCATCAAGCTATCAATCTTAATCTTGTTTTCCTTCTTTTCCATTGCACCACCATTTCCTATTCCCATGCACTATTTtaaggtattattttttttttcaaatatcacTTCTACACCTTCATACAATCCatataatactaaaaaaaaataaagtatccattctttttttttttcgtttatcTACATTATGAGACATCTAACATTCAAACTAAGTTTTTACCTCCCTACTACCTACCCAACATATATTTCCCAACACAACGTTTGCCACCATATATTTAGAGTATACTTACAGTGCAAGAACAAATGGTTCATCGTCTCTAGTTTATCACTACACATCACACACATTTCATCACTTTGATTTATGATACATCTCCTTAAGAGGACATCCTTTGTATTTAAGGCTCCTAAAATCACGAACCACAACAATATTTCTACTCTTGGTGGCACCACTTCTTGCCAAATATTGTCAAACACATGCTTCATTGTTAAACTCCTAAAAATTGCAATCAATTTGAAGTGGTTGAGTGATAATCTTCTCATTCGGTGTGGTTTGATGGAAAACTATACTCCTAAAAGTAGCTTCTATATTCTCCTTTTTGCAGGTTATAATTAAGCCCTTTCTTATTTCTTATATATGattgatatatgaataaaaaatagtgtTTGCATATTCAATTCTTTAGATAAATTACCTTGGTCTGGTGGGTTAATGCTAATGCTCTATATAGGGGATATAACCATCAATCTTTATCTCCAACCCTTTAAATTTTCATAACGAAGTAGTTAGTCTTcattatttttcatattatagtatttgcttcttcatctCATCCTACTAATAGTGGCTATCAATTTTTTAAACAGGTCTAACAATAGCCGACATATCATTTCTGCATATCTTTACACCTGGAAAACTGACAACACAGCTCTCCAAGCTGAATTTCTTAATATATGGTTTGTGGCCTAGAAATGCGCCTTATCCTTGTCCATTATCTTGTTCAAGCAATAAATTTCAAGTAAGCCTGTTGAATATATTAATTAGACTTTATCCATTTTCATTTATCttgatatttaataaattaattattaattatttttgtgatttatagATAAAGACCTTGACATCTTAATTAATGATTGATTGGCTAAATCTAATAGACAAAATACGCAATAGTTATTTTTTGTCAAAGCAATGGAAAAAGACATGGACCTTGTAATTTCACTAAGTTTAATCAAGTTCAATATTTTAAATTGGTCATTGCTATTAAAATACccttatgatatttttttacacaattattattattattgttgttgttgttgttgttgttgttgttgttgttgttgtgtaaAAAATAAGGTTCAATTATTGATTCCCtagatataaataaataatattaacaaCAGCAGCAAACTTTTAATTTGAATCAAATATTACACGTGCACAAAGAGAGGAGGCTTATTAATGAATTGGTGTTATTATAACATACAAGAATAACATATGATTCGTATATTTACTAATCAATTAATTCCTGTGGTGAAAGAGAAGAGGTTTTCTTTGTAAATCCATGTACCAAACTTACCTGCTTTGATACCAATATTGTGAGCTACTTTGCTTGTGATGACATCAAAAGAAGCCAATTCATCGTTATAGCTTCTGATATAAAATATTACATCACATTTGTTGCCTATTTCCATTAGAAGATCAACTTTTAGAAAGGGTCCAATTGTGAAAAGCTTCACCCAAGATTCTTCTACACCAACTTCACCCAAAATGAATATTTCAATCCGACTATTCTCAACAAAAGAGGATATCAGAGCAAGAGACTCGTTGAGCACTACCAATGCTCTGGTAAGGAAGCGACCATAATTACTTTGCAGCCAAGCAATCGATGTAGTTTGAAACGTTTTAGTGCTGAGGTTAAATGACACAATTACCTCTTCTCCGTTGCGCCAACCCCTTTTCCAATACTCCCTACCCCTCCAGTGCCATACTCCATTCAAGTACCTTACAAAACCTTGATGTAAATATTGGTCTATTTCTATGTCAAAAAGCTCAAGTTTCTTCCAACAATTACTTTTTAGACTATAAATTTGCCAAATTGATGGACCATAATCATCACAGTAAAATGTATGTTGAACGTAATATACACATTGAATAACTTTGTGGTCATCATTGACATTATCATAACCAAATCCAACACTTACACACGGATTAAACATCTGCTCTCCAGGAATAACACACGGAGGAATAATTTTATGCTCATCGGTTTTAGGGTTTCAAAGACCAATTTTTACAACATAATCAGATTGTTCATAGTGGCATATGATACCATTAACACAGTCTGCAATAGTGCCGGGAATATACTCCTCAAACAGACTTGGCAAAATTAATGTAACCATGTTTTCATACCTCTCTCCAGAAAGTAAATGCACATCATATTGATGATGGACGACGTGTTCTACACTTTCGTCATCGAAATCGTCTCCATCACTTCCGTCATCAAAGTTGTCTCCATCACTTCCATCATTGAAATCGTCTCCATCATTTCCGTCATTGAAATCGTCTCCATCATTTCCGTCATCATATTCACGAACGTGTCCATCACTTCTATCATCATATTCTCTCCATAGAAGGAGAGACGATGAATAAGCagatttagattttaaattttcgtAGTACACGCTCTTGAAATCAGAATTCTCAAGTAAATTTAGCCAAGACTTCTGTACGCAACTAAATCGCTTCAAAGATTTAACAGATAATTTTGCTAGAATTCTCAATACAATATCATTAGGAAGCTAATTGCTATGGTTGCCTATTTCCATTGAAGATGAATATGGAAACAAATAGAGGATAGGG
The genomic region above belongs to Arachis stenosperma cultivar V10309 chromosome 5, arast.V10309.gnm1.PFL2, whole genome shotgun sequence and contains:
- the LOC130981138 gene encoding F-box protein CPR1-like, whose translation is MFNPCVSVGFGYDNVNDDHKVIQCVYYVQHTFYCDDYGPSIWQIYSLKSNCWKKLELFDIEIDQYLHQGFVRYLNGVWHWRGREYWKRGWRNGEEVIVSFNLSTKTFQTTSIAWLQSNYGRFLTRALVVLNESLALISSFVENSRIEIFILGEVGVEESWVKLFTIGPFLKVDLLMEIGNKCDVIFYIRSYNDELASFDVITSKVAHNIGIKAGLLEIYCLNKIMDKDKAHF